GGTATCTAAAATGTCAATATTATAGCGTTCATTGCGAAAGGCCGGTAAGGAGGGGTTTTGCTTGTAAATCCATGGTCTAAGTACAATCAAATCTCCCGGAACATGCTGTACTCTCGTTATTTTACCTGAGATGGGGGCGTGAATGCGGTGATAGTTTTTGTTATGTAAAAAAACATTAGAAAATGAATAACCCGGGGGAATGGTACCTTGGGAGACCCCAAAAATAGTATGGATATTTCTTCTGTCCGATTTTACACATACGTCTTTGAATTCACCAACATTGCCCATATCACATAGCAATCCTTCACAGGGCCAGACCTCTGTATTCTTTGTTATTGGCAGCGTCTTGAATTCGCGAACAAAAAAGTCTTGAAAGCTATCAAAATCGGGTTTTCCAAAGGGTGGTTTAAACTTTTCCAAGTAATTTTTATTCCTATAATTGACTTGTACGTAGGGCCTAATTATAAATTTAGAAAAAGGCTTGTTGTACATATTAGCGTAAAAAGCGGAGAGCCTTTTTTGAATAGTGCTTGGAATGGAGCCCCATAAGTTAACGGATAGAAATTTATAAAAGTAGGCCCGCCAATGGGGTACCTTAAAAATATGAAAATAAGCGTCGTAAGAATAGTTGATTGATGAATCCATTCGTTGCGATTATAGTTAGATTGAATCCTTTTAAATTATCAAATTAAACAAATAGGAGCCGCATGTATTAAGAAAAGTTTATTATGAGCTTAACATACTTTATAATTTGACAAAACCGTAGGTTAAAACAGTCCAAGATGTAGATTCTATCGTATTTCATTATAATTTTGATATTAAATTATACTGCTATGAGATTTCATACAAGAAAATTAGTGAAGCCTGAAGACCTAAATTCCAACGGAACCCTTTTTGGCGGAAAAGTATTGGCTTGGATTGATGAAGAGGCCGCCCTATATACCATCATACAACTTGAAAACTCTAGAATTGTAACCAAGTACATCTCGGAAATTAATTTTATGAGTGCCGCCAAGCAAGGGGATATTGTTGAAATTGGTATGGATGTAGCGAAATTCGGGAAGACTTCGTTAACCCTGAACTGCGAAGTAAGGAATAAAATGAACCATGAAACTATCGTAACTGTGGACAATATTATCATGGTGAATTTAGGGGAGGACGGTAAACCCAGTCCACATGGCAAAACAAAAATTGAATTTGTTAAAGACCGACTAGCGGCAGCTGAATAAAAGCTTAGCTGATTTTACATCGTTTATGACAGGGTCTTGGCCACCGCCTGTACCTCATCTAGCACTCGTAAAAGGTTGCCACCCCACAATTTCTCTATTTCTTCTTGGGTATACCCACGTTTTATCAACTCTAAGGTCACGTTAAAGGTTTCCGAAGCATCCGACCATCCCTCGATGCCACCACCGCCGTCAAAATCTGAACTTATACCCACATGGTCTATACCAATAAGCTTTACCATGTAGTCTATATGGTCCACAAAATCGGACACATTTACCGCTTCTGGAGCATCTGACCTATCGGCCACGAGTTCTTTTCCGATATTGATTACCTTGGGATAGTTTTCCATAAAGGCCTCTTTCTGTTCGTCCGTCAAACTTCCAAATTGGGAACGCTCGTGCAATTGAATACCTAGGGAATCTGCAACTTCTTCGTAAATACCTTTCATATATGCCGCTCTGGCCTCGTGCTTTTCGGTATTTAAATAGGAACTAAAGGCGACTGTTTGTACTACGCCACCATTTTCTTTTACTAATTGTAATTGTTCGTCATCTAAATTTCTACTGTGATCGCAAAGTGCCCTCGCTGAGGAATGGGAGGCGATTAAAGGAGCTTTAGACAGCGTTATCATTTGTTTCATAGCCTCTTTTGAAGGATGTGAAATATCAATCATCATTCCAAGTCTATTCATCTCACTTACAGCATCTTTTCCTAAATCACTTAAACCATTGTGTAACCACACGGAATCCGCTTCTCCGGTATTGGAATCGCTAAATTGACTATGGCCATTGTGGGACAGGGAAATATATCTGGCACCCATTTCGTGATACTTCTTGAAATTGGATAAATTCTCACCAATGGGATAGGCATTTTCCACTCCGATCATGGCCACTTTTTTTCCCGAGGCAACGATTCTCCTAACATCATTTGAAGTAAGGGCAAGTTCTATTTGGTCCGGAGCAATCTCTTCGCAAAGTCTGTGGATCGCCTCAAACTTGGCCATGGCATTCTCTTTTGCTTTTTCATATCCGCTGGCGTTCAACGAATCCTGTCCGGTATACACGATCAACCATGAAACATCCAAGCCTCCTTCTTCCATCTTGGGAAGATTTACTTGGGTCTCTAAGCGTTGAGAGTAGTTGACGCTGTCCGTGAAATTTTTAACGTTGATATCGTTGTGCGTGTCAATGGTTATGACGCCATCATGAATTCTTTCGGCTATCGCCTCTGACGTTTCTACTGATTTTTTTCTTTTTCCGTACAGGAGAATAACGCGACAATACAGAAAATACAGACAAAATGCTTCATTGCTAATTATTTTATACCTACAAATAAAGGGTATTCACAACAAAAAAAGAAGGGTAGGGAACATTTACTTGCCAGCGCTAGGCGAAAGAGGGAATTTTAAAGGTATTTGAATTACTAAACCTAGCCTAAAAAGGAATTTAACTTATGTCCGTTATCAACACGAAAGACTTATTAAGCCAATTATCACAATTGGAAAGGTCCCTGAAAAAGTTCTCTTTTGAAGAATTAAGCGCTGAAGAAGCCAGCTCCTTGGGTTCGTCTTTTAAAGACTTTAAAGAACTGTTGGAAACTAAAATTTTCGACCCGAATGCACGGATAACAGAGGTGCAAAACGAAAAGAAATTAAGACAGCCGAAATTTACAAACGAACAATCCAACAATGCAGCGCATCTTATTGCTCATGTAAGTCATGAAATCCGCACCCCATTGAACGGGATAATCGGATTTGCCAATTTATTAAGTGAAGAGGAGTTAAGGCCTGGTCAACTCAAAAAAGTGGAGGCCATACAGTCTACCTCCTATGCGCTGATGGAGATTATCAATGAAGTACTAGAATATTCAAAGCTTACTTCTGGCGTAGATGATTTCAATGAAATCGATTTTAATTTTAAGGCTTTGGTACAGGATGTTATGTTTTTATGCCAAACTTTAATGTTGGACAAAAACGTGCATTTACAAGCCACAATAGACCCAGAAATACCACATACCTTACTTGGGGACCCTTCCAAGCTTTCTCAGATATTATTGAATCTAATGGGCAATGCGATAAAATTTGTAGAAAAGGGCCATATAAAATTGACCATTGACCTGAAGCAAAAAAAGGGTACGGCGTATGTTCTAAATTTTAAGGTGGCAGATACCGGTATCGGTATTTCCGAGCCCCAATTGAAAACCATTTTTGAGAGCTATAAACAGGCGGATACCAGTACATTCTCCAAATATGGTGGCTCTGGCCTTGGATTAAGCATAGTACGGGAGATAATTGAGAAACAAGGTGGTCACATAGAAGTCCAAAGCGAATTAGGGGTAGGCACAACATTCCAATTTACCATTCCTTTTAAAGTGGGGAATCACCTTAACATACCTAAAAAGGGTGCTAGCACCATAAATGTACAGAAGGGAAAGGAACTTTTACGAGGAACACGGTTTTTAGTCTTTGAGGATAATCTTCTTAACCAGCATCTGATTAGTGAGCAACTGAATAAATGGGGATGCAAGGTGCATGTTACCGCTGATGCCACAAAAGGTCTTAATATCCTTAAATCACATTCCGTCGATATTGTTCTAATGGATCTGAAGATGCCCGGTATGTCCGGTTTTGAGGTGACCGAAAAAATTAGACGTATTGACGACAGTCGAATAAAAACTATTCCCATCATTGCCATTAGCGCAGACTTTACGGCGCAGGATCAAGAAAGCTGTGTAACCTCTGGAATAGACGACTTTATCTTAAAGCCTTATACGCTGGATGAATTATTGCTAAAAATCCTGAAACAAAAGAGGGAAAAAATGCTTACTACAGAAAGCAAGGCCCTTTTAAAGAGAAAAACAATTGTCGTAAAGAGACCTATTGAAATTGATCTGGACAAAGTATACGAGGACTGTTTTGGTGAAATTGAGATTTTGTCCGAACTGATCAGGTTGTTTAAACAGAACGTCTTCGAATTTATCGGAGCCGTTAAAATAAACCTGAAGCACAATGATTTAAAAGAAGTTTCATTATCGGCTCACAAGCTCAAGGCCGGATTGGCAATGATGAACGCCAAACATTTACTTAATCTGATAATTGCCATAGAGGCTAGTTGTAAAAATAATGATGAAGTGGAAGTTGAGCGACTCTATCAAGAATTCTTGGATGCTTATCCAGGTAATGAAAAAGCAATAGACCGACAATTGACTGAATTAAAGAAAAAGATATAATGCGAAAACGGATTTTATTAGCAGATGATGATGAATTACTGGCTTCCTTATTAAATTTTAGATTGGAAAAAGGAGGTTATGATGTGCACCATTCCTGTAATGGGAAGGAAGTAAAGGAATATCTGGCTACAGAGATGCCGGATATTATCGTAAGTGACATTATGATGCCCTATTTCTCTGGGATTGAATTAATAGACTATGTAAGGAACGAACTATCGTCCAAAACCCCCATAATCATAATTTCTTCCGCAGGAAACGAAGAAAATGTTCTAAGCGCTTTTGATTTAGGCGCCAATGATTTTATTTCCAAACCGGTTAGCCCATCTGAACTATTGGTCCGTGTAGCGAGAGAGTTAAATAAAATATAATCTAATTTGTCAATAACCCCCAAGACATATAAGATAAATGCTTTGCTTAGTGCCCCAAAAATCGATACCGATTTGCTTTGGGGCCTTTCTGCTTTATTTGTCTTGTTGGCATTAATTTATTTCGTTTCCGTATTCTATTTCAGAAATAAGATTTCAAGGAAGGGACGTAAGGTGAAGGAGAAAAAGAAAGAGCTTTCTCCAATGATCAGTGAGTTTTTGTTCTATGACCAATCAGCTAACAAAAGT
This sequence is a window from Maribacter aestuarii. Protein-coding genes within it:
- a CDS encoding acyl-CoA thioesterase produces the protein MRFHTRKLVKPEDLNSNGTLFGGKVLAWIDEEAALYTIIQLENSRIVTKYISEINFMSAAKQGDIVEIGMDVAKFGKTSLTLNCEVRNKMNHETIVTVDNIIMVNLGEDGKPSPHGKTKIEFVKDRLAAAE
- a CDS encoding dipeptidase; this translates as MLLYGKRKKSVETSEAIAERIHDGVITIDTHNDINVKNFTDSVNYSQRLETQVNLPKMEEGGLDVSWLIVYTGQDSLNASGYEKAKENAMAKFEAIHRLCEEIAPDQIELALTSNDVRRIVASGKKVAMIGVENAYPIGENLSNFKKYHEMGARYISLSHNGHSQFSDSNTGEADSVWLHNGLSDLGKDAVSEMNRLGMMIDISHPSKEAMKQMITLSKAPLIASHSSARALCDHSRNLDDEQLQLVKENGGVVQTVAFSSYLNTEKHEARAAYMKGIYEEVADSLGIQLHERSQFGSLTDEQKEAFMENYPKVINIGKELVADRSDAPEAVNVSDFVDHIDYMVKLIGIDHVGISSDFDGGGGIEGWSDASETFNVTLELIKRGYTQEEIEKLWGGNLLRVLDEVQAVAKTLS
- a CDS encoding ATP-binding protein, with the translated sequence MSVINTKDLLSQLSQLERSLKKFSFEELSAEEASSLGSSFKDFKELLETKIFDPNARITEVQNEKKLRQPKFTNEQSNNAAHLIAHVSHEIRTPLNGIIGFANLLSEEELRPGQLKKVEAIQSTSYALMEIINEVLEYSKLTSGVDDFNEIDFNFKALVQDVMFLCQTLMLDKNVHLQATIDPEIPHTLLGDPSKLSQILLNLMGNAIKFVEKGHIKLTIDLKQKKGTAYVLNFKVADTGIGISEPQLKTIFESYKQADTSTFSKYGGSGLGLSIVREIIEKQGGHIEVQSELGVGTTFQFTIPFKVGNHLNIPKKGASTINVQKGKELLRGTRFLVFEDNLLNQHLISEQLNKWGCKVHVTADATKGLNILKSHSVDIVLMDLKMPGMSGFEVTEKIRRIDDSRIKTIPIIAISADFTAQDQESCVTSGIDDFILKPYTLDELLLKILKQKREKMLTTESKALLKRKTIVVKRPIEIDLDKVYEDCFGEIEILSELIRLFKQNVFEFIGAVKINLKHNDLKEVSLSAHKLKAGLAMMNAKHLLNLIIAIEASCKNNDEVEVERLYQEFLDAYPGNEKAIDRQLTELKKKI
- a CDS encoding phosphatidylserine decarboxylase, which encodes MDSSINYSYDAYFHIFKVPHWRAYFYKFLSVNLWGSIPSTIQKRLSAFYANMYNKPFSKFIIRPYVQVNYRNKNYLEKFKPPFGKPDFDSFQDFFVREFKTLPITKNTEVWPCEGLLCDMGNVGEFKDVCVKSDRRNIHTIFGVSQGTIPPGYSFSNVFLHNKNYHRIHAPISGKITRVQHVPGDLIVLRPWIYKQNPSLPAFRNERYNIDILDTDNKTWYLSIIGGPAVGTIALQDGIAVGASVKKLQQLAMFYLGSTCCIAGPRSPRYHTKNTFVEVGMCY
- a CDS encoding response regulator transcription factor, yielding MRKRILLADDDELLASLLNFRLEKGGYDVHHSCNGKEVKEYLATEMPDIIVSDIMMPYFSGIELIDYVRNELSSKTPIIIISSAGNEENVLSAFDLGANDFISKPVSPSELLVRVARELNKI